One genomic region from Aliarcobacter cryaerophilus ATCC 43158 encodes:
- a CDS encoding TniB family NTP-binding protein: MNGMALTNEAQQIINKTNSERITYISEDRWVHYPQAEEIIQTLESIKTYEKNKTRVTSILLVGSSNNGKTSLLEEFVRRNPSYDYYSENSDKLTKEFFDNYNAIGIPALSILAPNEPNESRLYSNILNKIFAPFNERDSVARKQYLVQYYLNLLNVDMLIIDEIHNILSGSIAKQKQVLNAIKNLSNHLKIPIVLSGTKDALRAVSTDTQISSRFRPIYLRKWKMDKEFVSLLATFIKTLPLKKESIILTSNTAMEILEISDGNIGDIVGLLKKAAIYAIKSESERITLKEIRECDYISMSNVKKIVELSEI; this comes from the coding sequence ATGAATGGTATGGCATTAACAAATGAAGCACAACAAATTATAAATAAGACAAATTCAGAAAGAATAACATATATTTCAGAGGATAGATGGGTACATTATCCTCAAGCAGAAGAAATTATTCAAACATTAGAAAGTATAAAAACTTATGAGAAAAACAAGACAAGAGTTACTAGTATTCTTTTAGTAGGCTCATCGAATAATGGAAAAACTTCACTTTTGGAAGAGTTTGTTAGAAGAAATCCTAGCTATGATTATTATAGTGAGAATTCAGACAAATTAACAAAAGAGTTTTTTGATAATTATAATGCAATTGGTATACCTGCTTTATCTATTTTAGCACCAAATGAACCAAATGAATCAAGGCTTTATAGTAACATATTAAATAAAATTTTTGCTCCATTTAATGAAAGAGATTCAGTTGCTAGAAAACAATATCTTGTGCAGTATTATTTAAATCTATTGAATGTTGATATGCTTATCATAGATGAAATACACAATATCTTAAGTGGTTCGATTGCAAAACAGAAACAAGTTTTAAATGCAATTAAAAATCTTAGTAATCATTTAAAAATACCAATTGTTCTTTCTGGTACTAAAGATGCACTAAGAGCTGTAAGTACTGATACTCAAATAAGTAGTAGATTTAGACCAATTTATTTAAGAAAATGGAAAATGGATAAAGAGTTCGTTTCTTTACTAGCTACATTTATAAAAACATTACCATTAAAAAAAGAATCTATTATTTTAACATCAAATACAGCAATGGAGATTCTTGAAATTTCAGATGGCAATATAGGTGATATTGTCGGATTATTAAAAAAAGCAGCAATTTATGCTATAAAAAGTGAAAGTGAAAGAATTACTCTTAAAGAAATCAGGGAATGTGATTATATTTCAATGTCAAATGTTAAAAAAATAGTAGAATTGAGTGAGATATGA
- a CDS encoding TniQ family protein, whose translation MIKRLKNIVIKDTNFVVAPKIYEDELLSSWFIRTAYAHHTHPHTFLQLHLSRNSQILTANNFDIVLSDDEIKVLESKSNNINLRQATLKSYNGYLQENIISNGQNSLICSLRFCPKCLKEKIVYFKKNWKIIINTICLKHNCYLHDCCPNCKSKLQISKMFEQKKSFKYCHFCGFDLSKTKVEIIKIPSIFINHTKKLNDIIKKGFVILGDRYIYSFLFFDALLQIVKKIVKHKNLELVKKYDIFKYIDIKKRIPNSLPTHFYLSIKEQFIIFSIIIDLFEEYPIKFKRFILENRISHWQMTRDKAYISYWYNELINSIIPREIYNARIITDEEIQNAKKYLISQGIEVNRSSMSRITGCNFHSSYNQLSF comes from the coding sequence ATGATAAAAAGATTAAAAAATATTGTTATAAAAGATACAAATTTTGTTGTAGCACCAAAAATATACGAAGATGAGCTATTAAGCTCTTGGTTCATAAGAACTGCCTATGCTCATCATACTCATCCTCATACATTTTTACAATTACATTTATCAAGAAATAGTCAAATTTTAACGGCTAATAATTTTGATATTGTATTATCAGATGATGAAATAAAAGTTTTAGAGTCAAAATCAAATAATATAAATTTGAGACAAGCAACTTTAAAAAGTTATAATGGATATTTACAAGAAAATATTATATCTAATGGACAAAATTCTTTAATTTGTTCTTTAAGATTTTGTCCTAAATGTTTGAAAGAAAAAATAGTATATTTTAAAAAGAATTGGAAAATAATAATTAATACAATATGTTTAAAGCATAATTGTTATCTTCATGATTGTTGTCCTAATTGTAAATCAAAGTTACAAATTTCAAAAATGTTTGAACAAAAAAAGAGTTTTAAATATTGTCACTTTTGTGGCTTTGATTTATCAAAAACAAAAGTGGAAATAATAAAAATTCCATCGATTTTTATTAATCATACAAAAAAACTAAATGATATAATAAAAAAAGGTTTTGTGATATTAGGTGATAGATATATCTACTCTTTTTTGTTCTTTGATGCACTATTACAAATAGTAAAAAAGATTGTTAAGCATAAAAACTTAGAATTAGTGAAAAAATATGATATTTTTAAATATATTGATATAAAGAAAAGAATTCCAAATAGTTTACCAACTCATTTTTATCTTTCAATTAAAGAACAGTTTATAATATTTTCAATAATTATTGATTTATTTGAAGAATATCCTATTAAATTTAAAAGATTTATTTTAGAAAATAGAATATCTCACTGGCAAATGACAAGAGATAAGGCTTACATATCTTATTGGTATAATGAATTGATTAATAGTATAATACCCCGAGAAATCTATAATGCAAGAATAATAACAGATGAAGAAATCCAAAATGCAAAGAAATATCTTATTTCACAAGGAATAGAAGTAAATAGGTCGAGTATGAGTAGAATTACTGGATGTAATTTTCATAGTAGTTATAATCAATTGAGTTTTTAG
- a CDS encoding tyrosine-type recombinase/integrase, whose protein sequence is MTTKGNPLKTPSSSTFIAKVNSFIQEVLGHRYSSHSFRAGIITDMSKSINPKFIKEFIGHSDIKTTMRYIRPTDEDLKKCLIR, encoded by the coding sequence ATAACAACAAAAGGAAATCCACTAAAAACTCCAAGTAGTTCAACATTTATTGCAAAAGTAAATAGTTTTATTCAAGAAGTTCTCGGACATAGATATTCATCTCACTCTTTTAGAGCAGGAATTATAACTGATATGTCAAAATCTATTAATCCTAAATTCATTAAAGAATTTATTGGTCATAGTGATATAAAAACTACTATGCGATATATTAGACCTACTGATGAAGATTTGAAGAAGTGTTTGATAAGATAA